Proteins found in one Triticum aestivum cultivar Chinese Spring chromosome 4D, IWGSC CS RefSeq v2.1, whole genome shotgun sequence genomic segment:
- the LOC123098446 gene encoding uncharacterized protein isoform X1, with product MADSAALSSSLPRSLASRRPLSSPLRGGGGGRPRSPRRCRPGSRLRARARKGEPEDLYGPYPWEQPLDLTTGFDIEWVQEDKITLFTSDGLVQIGGNMVPRRVTASEKRQQKGKSKLRRFQESSYMDPNQSLCLGALFNIAATNGLDMGRRLCIFGFCRSIEMLSDVVEDTVLEHGGEIVTAEKASSDGLQEKLTMSVAVPLLWGVPPASETLHVAVRSGGGIVDKIYWQWDLF from the exons ATGGCCGActccgccgccctctcctcctccctcccgcGCTCGCTGGCGTCCAGGAGGCCCCTCTCCTCCCcgctccgcggcggcggcggcgggaggccccggtccccgcgccgctgccgccccggCTCGCGGCTGCGGGCCCGGGCCAGGAAGGGCGAGCCCGAGGACCTCTACGGGCCGTACCCGTGGGAGCAGCCCCTGGATCTCACCACTGGGTTCG ATATCGAGTGGGTGCAAGAGGATAAAATCACGCTCTTCACTTCCGATGGGCTGGTTCAGATAGGCGGTAACATGGTGCCTCGCCGAGTCACCGCTTCCGAG AAGAGGCAACAAAAAGGAAAAAGCAAACTCCGCCGGTTTCAGGAGAGCTCTTACATGGATCCAAATCAAAGTCTTTGCCTTGGAGCACTGTTTAACATAGCAGCTACAAAT GGCCTAGACATGGGTAGAAGATTATGCATCTTTGGCTTCTGTCGGTCCATTGAAATGCTAAGCGATGTGGTGGAAGATACCGTCTTGGAGCATGGTGGCGAG ATTGTCACTGCAGAGAAGGCAAGCAGTGACGGCCTTCAGGAGAAGCTGACCATGTCGGTGGCGGTTCCATTGCTGTGGGGCGTCCCTCCGGCATCGGAGACCCTCCATGTCGCCGTGCGGAGCGGCGGAGGCATCGTGGACAAGATCTACTGGCAGTGGGACCTGTTCTAA
- the LOC123098445 gene encoding putative ribosomal large subunit pseudouridine synthase SVR1, chloroplastic isoform X2, with translation MALATAAAAAAITIHPFLSRPASVLRCGRRVPPLLLLRATSSASDFNITFAEPAPAPSKASRGGPSAQPLVPWIARGADGNPSLHTSPPPDVLQAVAAAEAEAKRAAKRGQRQGPAADAPVASVRVKEKKAAPTAPPKFSKAARRFYNENIKEHEPQRLAKVLAAAGVASRRTCEELIFQGKVTVNGSVCTAPQTKVDISKDSIYVNGNRISKKLPPKLYFAVNKPKGYICSSGEEKSVISLLDDYLKGWNKLQPGVPKPRLFTVGRLDVATTGLIIVTNDGNFDVLAREYLGISNLAIQGVKLIALLSGEFAQKVSHPSSNITKEYVVTIDGAVHKKHLVAISGGTVIDGVKVVPDLVEPLDAQADTKRTRLKIVVHEGRNHEVRELVQNAGLKVYALKRVRIGRFRLPSDLG, from the exons ATGGCCCTCGccaccgccgcggccgccgcggccATCACCATCCACCCATTCCTCAGCCGCCCGGCCAGCGTCCTCCGGTGCGGCCGCCGCgtcccgcccctcctcctcctccgcgccacctcctccgcctcggACTTCAACATCACCTTTGCGGAGCCCGCGCCCGCCCCGTCCAAGGCCTCGCGCGGCGGCCCGTCCGCGCAGCCGCTGGTCCCCTGGATCGCCCGCGGGGCCGACGGcaatccatccctccacacctcgccgccgccggacgtcCTCCAGGCCGTCGCCGCCGCGGAGGCCGAGGCCAAGAGGGCCGCCAAGAGGGGCCAGAGGCAGGgccccgccgccgacgcccccgTCGCCAGCGTCAGGGTCAAGGAGAAGAAGGCCGCCCCGACCGCGCCGCCCAAGTTCTCCAAGGCGGCCAGGAGGTTCTACAACGAGAACATCAAGGAGCACGAGCCGCAGCGCCTCGCCAAGGTCCTCGCCGCCGCAGGAG TGGCCTCAAGAAGGACCTGCGAGGAGCTCATCTTCCAAGGGAAGGTGACTGTCAATGGTTCTGTCTGCACTGCTCCCCAG ACCAAAGTCGACATTTCAAAGGATTCTATCTATGTTAACGGGAATCGTATTTCCAAGAAGCTACCTCCAAAGCTCTATTTTGCTGTGAATAAGCCAAAAGG GTATATTTGCTCATCCGGTGAAGAGAAGTCTGTTATTTCCTTATTGGATGACTACTTGAAAGGCTGG AACAAACTTCAGCCAGGAGTACCAAAACCCCGCTTGTTTACTGTGGGTCGTCTTGATGTTGCCACAACTGGTTTGATAATAGTTACAAATGATGGTAATTTTGATGTACTTGCTAGAGAATATTTAGGAATCAGCAATTTAGCCATCCAAGGCGTAAAGTTAATTGCTCTCCTTTCAGGTGAATTTGCCCAGAAAGTCTCACACCCTTCATCAAACATAACAAAGGA ATATGTAGTAACTATAGATGGAGCAGTGCACAAGAAACACCTTGTAGCTATCAGTGGAGGAACAGTAATTGATGGCGTTAAGGTTGTACCTGATTTAGTAGAGCCACTGGATGCACAAGCTGATACAAAAAGGACGCGGCTTAAAATAGTG GTTCATGAAGGAAGAAACCACGAAGTTCGTGAACTTGTGCAGAATGCAGGACTAAAG GTCTACGCTTTGAAACGTGTTCGTATAGGCAGGTTCCGCCTCCCATCAGACCTGGGGTAA
- the LOC123098446 gene encoding uncharacterized protein isoform X2, producing the protein MADSAALSSSLPRSLASRRPLSSPLRGGGGGRPRSPRRCRPGSRLRARARKGEPEDLYGPYPWEQPLDLTTGFDIEWVQEDKITLFTSDGLVQIGGNMVPRRVTASERQQKGKSKLRRFQESSYMDPNQSLCLGALFNIAATNGLDMGRRLCIFGFCRSIEMLSDVVEDTVLEHGGEIVTAEKASSDGLQEKLTMSVAVPLLWGVPPASETLHVAVRSGGGIVDKIYWQWDLF; encoded by the exons ATGGCCGActccgccgccctctcctcctccctcccgcGCTCGCTGGCGTCCAGGAGGCCCCTCTCCTCCCcgctccgcggcggcggcggcgggaggccccggtccccgcgccgctgccgccccggCTCGCGGCTGCGGGCCCGGGCCAGGAAGGGCGAGCCCGAGGACCTCTACGGGCCGTACCCGTGGGAGCAGCCCCTGGATCTCACCACTGGGTTCG ATATCGAGTGGGTGCAAGAGGATAAAATCACGCTCTTCACTTCCGATGGGCTGGTTCAGATAGGCGGTAACATGGTGCCTCGCCGAGTCACCGCTTCCGAG AGGCAACAAAAAGGAAAAAGCAAACTCCGCCGGTTTCAGGAGAGCTCTTACATGGATCCAAATCAAAGTCTTTGCCTTGGAGCACTGTTTAACATAGCAGCTACAAAT GGCCTAGACATGGGTAGAAGATTATGCATCTTTGGCTTCTGTCGGTCCATTGAAATGCTAAGCGATGTGGTGGAAGATACCGTCTTGGAGCATGGTGGCGAG ATTGTCACTGCAGAGAAGGCAAGCAGTGACGGCCTTCAGGAGAAGCTGACCATGTCGGTGGCGGTTCCATTGCTGTGGGGCGTCCCTCCGGCATCGGAGACCCTCCATGTCGCCGTGCGGAGCGGCGGAGGCATCGTGGACAAGATCTACTGGCAGTGGGACCTGTTCTAA
- the LOC123098445 gene encoding putative ribosomal large subunit pseudouridine synthase SVR1, chloroplastic isoform X1, which yields MALATAAAAAAITIHPFLSRPASVLRCGRRVPPLLLLRATSSASDFNITFAEPAPAPSKASRGGPSAQPLVPWIARGADGNPSLHTSPPPDVLQAVAAAEAEAKRAAKRGQRQGPAADAPVASVRVKEKKAAPTAPPKFSKAARRFYNENIKEHEPQRLAKVLAAAGVASRRTCEELIFQGKVTVNGSVCTAPQTKVDISKDSIYVNGNRISKKLPPKLYFAVNKPKGYICSSGEEKSVISLLDDYLKGWNKLQPGVPKPRLFTVGRLDVATTGLIIVTNDGNFDVLAREYLGISNLAIQGVKLIALLSGEFAQKVSHPSSNITKEYVVTIDGAVHKKHLVAISGGTVIDGVKVVPDLVEPLDAQADTKRTRLKIVVHEGRNHEVRELVQNAGLKVYALKRVRIGRFRLPSDLGIGKMVELKEADIKALDGNS from the exons ATGGCCCTCGccaccgccgcggccgccgcggccATCACCATCCACCCATTCCTCAGCCGCCCGGCCAGCGTCCTCCGGTGCGGCCGCCGCgtcccgcccctcctcctcctccgcgccacctcctccgcctcggACTTCAACATCACCTTTGCGGAGCCCGCGCCCGCCCCGTCCAAGGCCTCGCGCGGCGGCCCGTCCGCGCAGCCGCTGGTCCCCTGGATCGCCCGCGGGGCCGACGGcaatccatccctccacacctcgccgccgccggacgtcCTCCAGGCCGTCGCCGCCGCGGAGGCCGAGGCCAAGAGGGCCGCCAAGAGGGGCCAGAGGCAGGgccccgccgccgacgcccccgTCGCCAGCGTCAGGGTCAAGGAGAAGAAGGCCGCCCCGACCGCGCCGCCCAAGTTCTCCAAGGCGGCCAGGAGGTTCTACAACGAGAACATCAAGGAGCACGAGCCGCAGCGCCTCGCCAAGGTCCTCGCCGCCGCAGGAG TGGCCTCAAGAAGGACCTGCGAGGAGCTCATCTTCCAAGGGAAGGTGACTGTCAATGGTTCTGTCTGCACTGCTCCCCAG ACCAAAGTCGACATTTCAAAGGATTCTATCTATGTTAACGGGAATCGTATTTCCAAGAAGCTACCTCCAAAGCTCTATTTTGCTGTGAATAAGCCAAAAGG GTATATTTGCTCATCCGGTGAAGAGAAGTCTGTTATTTCCTTATTGGATGACTACTTGAAAGGCTGG AACAAACTTCAGCCAGGAGTACCAAAACCCCGCTTGTTTACTGTGGGTCGTCTTGATGTTGCCACAACTGGTTTGATAATAGTTACAAATGATGGTAATTTTGATGTACTTGCTAGAGAATATTTAGGAATCAGCAATTTAGCCATCCAAGGCGTAAAGTTAATTGCTCTCCTTTCAGGTGAATTTGCCCAGAAAGTCTCACACCCTTCATCAAACATAACAAAGGA ATATGTAGTAACTATAGATGGAGCAGTGCACAAGAAACACCTTGTAGCTATCAGTGGAGGAACAGTAATTGATGGCGTTAAGGTTGTACCTGATTTAGTAGAGCCACTGGATGCACAAGCTGATACAAAAAGGACGCGGCTTAAAATAGTG GTTCATGAAGGAAGAAACCACGAAGTTCGTGAACTTGTGCAGAATGCAGGACTAAAG GTCTACGCTTTGAAACGTGTTCGTATAGGCAGGTTCCGCCTCCCATCAGACCTGGG AATTGGGAAGATGGTTGAACTTAAAGAAGCTGACATCAAGGCACTAGATGGCAACAGCTAG
- the LOC123098445 gene encoding putative ribosomal large subunit pseudouridine synthase SVR1, chloroplastic isoform X3: MALATAAAAAAITIHPFLSRPASVLRCGRRVPPLLLLRATSSASDFNITFAEPAPAPSKASRGGPSAQPLVPWIARGADGNPSLHTSPPPDVLQAVAAAEAEAKRAAKRGQRQGPAADAPVASVRVKEKKAAPTAPPKFSKAARRFYNENIKEHEPQRLAKVLAAAGVASRRTCEELIFQGKVTVNGSVCTAPQTKVDISKDSIYVNGNRISKKLPPKLYFAVNKPKGYICSSGEEKSVISLLDDYLKGWNKLQPGVPKPRLFTVGRLDVATTGLIIVTNDGEFAQKVSHPSSNITKEYVVTIDGAVHKKHLVAISGGTVIDGVKVVPDLVEPLDAQADTKRTRLKIVVHEGRNHEVRELVQNAGLKVYALKRVRIGRFRLPSDLGIGKMVELKEADIKALDGNS; encoded by the exons ATGGCCCTCGccaccgccgcggccgccgcggccATCACCATCCACCCATTCCTCAGCCGCCCGGCCAGCGTCCTCCGGTGCGGCCGCCGCgtcccgcccctcctcctcctccgcgccacctcctccgcctcggACTTCAACATCACCTTTGCGGAGCCCGCGCCCGCCCCGTCCAAGGCCTCGCGCGGCGGCCCGTCCGCGCAGCCGCTGGTCCCCTGGATCGCCCGCGGGGCCGACGGcaatccatccctccacacctcgccgccgccggacgtcCTCCAGGCCGTCGCCGCCGCGGAGGCCGAGGCCAAGAGGGCCGCCAAGAGGGGCCAGAGGCAGGgccccgccgccgacgcccccgTCGCCAGCGTCAGGGTCAAGGAGAAGAAGGCCGCCCCGACCGCGCCGCCCAAGTTCTCCAAGGCGGCCAGGAGGTTCTACAACGAGAACATCAAGGAGCACGAGCCGCAGCGCCTCGCCAAGGTCCTCGCCGCCGCAGGAG TGGCCTCAAGAAGGACCTGCGAGGAGCTCATCTTCCAAGGGAAGGTGACTGTCAATGGTTCTGTCTGCACTGCTCCCCAG ACCAAAGTCGACATTTCAAAGGATTCTATCTATGTTAACGGGAATCGTATTTCCAAGAAGCTACCTCCAAAGCTCTATTTTGCTGTGAATAAGCCAAAAGG GTATATTTGCTCATCCGGTGAAGAGAAGTCTGTTATTTCCTTATTGGATGACTACTTGAAAGGCTGG AACAAACTTCAGCCAGGAGTACCAAAACCCCGCTTGTTTACTGTGGGTCGTCTTGATGTTGCCACAACTGGTTTGATAATAGTTACAAATGATG GTGAATTTGCCCAGAAAGTCTCACACCCTTCATCAAACATAACAAAGGA ATATGTAGTAACTATAGATGGAGCAGTGCACAAGAAACACCTTGTAGCTATCAGTGGAGGAACAGTAATTGATGGCGTTAAGGTTGTACCTGATTTAGTAGAGCCACTGGATGCACAAGCTGATACAAAAAGGACGCGGCTTAAAATAGTG GTTCATGAAGGAAGAAACCACGAAGTTCGTGAACTTGTGCAGAATGCAGGACTAAAG GTCTACGCTTTGAAACGTGTTCGTATAGGCAGGTTCCGCCTCCCATCAGACCTGGG AATTGGGAAGATGGTTGAACTTAAAGAAGCTGACATCAAGGCACTAGATGGCAACAGCTAG